One Arachis hypogaea cultivar Tifrunner chromosome 2, arahy.Tifrunner.gnm2.J5K5, whole genome shotgun sequence genomic window, GTTGTTTAGGTGCAGCGCAGTTGAATATGCTAAGTACATGAGTTTTATTATTTGGCTTTTTTTGTAATTACGTCAGACTTTCAATGGCAAAATTTTGCTTGCTGCAAGCAGAGATCATTATAGCCTTTACTTTCATTCACCAGCCAATAGatattggttttttattttttttcccaaGGGTCAAGTTATGATCTAATGCTATTTTTAATAACAAAGACAAAAACCCAAATCCACCGACTGATTATGAAGGTGTTTTAGTTATGTTAACATCTAAACGTGACAACTACAAATGTAATTAAATAACCTTTGTTAATACAATTTAGTCTTTACAGTACTGGATTAAGTTCTCTGAATTACAATATAATCCAATAATTTCAATTAATcagtagaaaattttttttgcctTTTCATGCTAATGACTACTGCAAATAATTCTAAATCTCTAAATGTGCATTGCacgaatctttttccttttaaaatTAAGATTCATAGTAACTAATGAATCAAATAATGTTACTTATTCCAATAAAGGTATGCTAGTTATATTAAAACTGTTATACACATTATATTTTGGGTTTTGTCAACAACATgataaaaacaattttttaattttggacaTGTTATATGTGAAGTttgaatatctaaaaaaattaaaaatctaatgcTACTTTCAGATAACATAATCACTTCGTTGAAGTTACTTAATCCGCAGGACGTTGTGAAATCTTAACAATTTGAAACAGCAAAGTTACAAGGTTAAACCTTGTTGTTTGGTGCCAAAAATAGCTAGTAATTAAATACCCAAAAGAATCTCAGACCCATACGCCCATGATCAGGAGAAGCGCACAAATTCCCAAAAGATACACAGCAGAATCCATGATCTTGTGCTGATCAAGACCGATTCCAATAGTAATATATACTAACACAAAGTGTAGCAATTTCTAGAATGATTATACACCCCCAATCTAACCAAAATGCATCATGTGACTTGTCCCAAAAAGAAGTACTCCTACGTAAGCATCATTAGGCGTGGAACATGACCGTGCAATCCCTACACATTAGATGGTCATGCTTTGGCTGCTGCTGGTGGCCAGTGAAACAACTTCGGCGACAGATTTTTTCGCCGACTTCGTTCTCGTTGTGCTGGATTTTTGATCATGCTTGTCCCAATAATCAATAGCAAGTTTCACCACTTCGTCCTTCTTTTTGTTGGCTTTTGAGAAGAAAATGTCTAGTGCTAGGCTCATCCGGGTAAGGTCAGTGACACCCTAGATTAGTGAGCAAACCATTGGTGACCATATCACACAACAAAGTATGAAAATTGACTTTCAAAGGTGTCATAGTTGATATTTTTTCCCATGAATGTGTAGTGCTCACCTGAATATCATACGTGCCCCACAGATGGGAAAGTTGCATCCATTGGGCTACAAAGACTCCGCAATCTTTTCTGCATTTTGGTTAAAAGAAGACCCCAAGTAATTTGAAATACAAATTAGTTTGTGTCCATGAAGTATTCTTCGAAGTTGATGAAATTAAATTACGTTTCAAATAGAACTTACGACTTGTCCTTTTGTTGTGTGACGAGAGGTTCTCTCAGATTGAACCGCGACACCAGCGGTGGGATACTTGCTTGGTTTTCATAAAACCTCTTGTCCGTCAACATTGTCTCCAAGAAGAAAGCCTACATCCACTTCCCAATGTGAGAATAAATGACATTGGACGTCACGCCAAGAATAGAATAGTCCATAAGGGATAAAAATTTTGCACCGTACAACGTATGTCATCATCTGAACTCTGTGCGCCCGATCATCTGGGTCCTTTGCAGAGTCCAGGTAGATAAGGTCTCCCGAATCGAGGTCAACGATCATGAGAAACCAATGCCTATCCTTATTGAGGGGGATGTAAATCTACATGGTAGGAGGAACATTGTAGACCCTTTGTTAGTGAATAATACATATACAAGAGTACATAACAATATGGAGTTCTCAGTTCAACTagccttttttattttatcagcTTTCTTAATCGTGTAACGAGTCCGAATGAACTCCAATGTGTCCTTGCAGTATGTTGTTGGGTTAAGGGCCAGTTGCTAAAGCAATAATTAGACCAAAATGTTATACACCTGATACAATTAACTCCATAAAGAAAGTAATTACAGTGCATGGAAAAGGTTTGTCAGGAATAGCATGCCTTACCGCAAATGTTGTGGGTAGCCACCATGCTGACTCATCACCGCGCTCTACAGTCAGCATTTTCACCAATAGGTTAAGGATCTACGATTAAAGGGGATGAAAGGGTAAGCCCTAGTTTGAAGAtaacaaaatacaagaaaaataatgaagaagagaggacaatggaaatGCGAATCAAAGGAACTGACGTCGTCCACTAACTCGTGTTGTGGTCTAAGAGTCCAAAGGGCACATCGGTCTCCTTGGCAATGCTCATCTGGGAACAAAATCTCTCTTTGGCGAGGATACGGTGCAACAAACGTTACACACACCAAAAAAAGGAACATATTAATTCAAATTTGCACATAAGTTGCGCAATGAGAAGATATAACAAAGCATGTAGTTTATGCAAGTGCATGtctaaaaagataagaaagataatACGAAACAACACAATGCCAACATCATGCACAAGAAAGACATAAAACCCTCGGCCCGAGATAATGTTTTGTGGAGGCCcaagatattaatttaaaaaaaatcagcaGGCAATGTAAACAGTACCGTTAAACCTTGTTTATTTTTAAGTCTTGGACATGTACGTGGACACATTTGAAAGAACTCCATAATGGATCATGTAGACCCATGAAGAAAAAAAAACCTCTAGACCATGAAGCTCCCAAAAGGCCTAAATAATTTCGAGCCAAGACAACAAGCCCAAAAGATGGCAATTTTATTGAACAACAAGGACATATGCAACACGTAAGAGAAATGATAATTCCATTTGCGGGATATTTGGAACTCACCTCTGATCCAAGTCAACAGCAAATATATATGCAGCAACCGCCATTTCGGTAGCCCCAAATCGATTCCCTTGTGGTGGCCGAAACACGACTTGGAAGAACTGTTGcagtaaaaaaatatcaattacacAATAACCACATAACCCACTACGAGGATGTGACAACATGCATGTTAACATACTTTACAGGAAGTGTTAATACCTTAGGTAGCTCCCCAGAATCCATATACTTCCAATGAGCGAGTCTAGTTGAGAACGGGGATCCATCCTCAGCAGCACCAGGGCCTTTAACAAAGGGCTTATGCGACCCCTCACCTGAATCATAATCTAACTTCCTCTGTCGTGAAGTAGGTAAAGCAAAATGACATGCATAGATGTTAGGAAGCCTATCGTCACCAgcattatacataaaaaaattggtGAAACACTAATAAAATCATCAAAGGAGGTTCACCTTCAAAGGTTGTTCCAGCCTAGAACTCCTTCTTCTACCAACATTTTTTATGCCACTGGTCTTGCCTTTTGTAACCTTGTCAACATGCAATAATGCATGGACGTTCCAATTAGCCTTAGTGGAGGAGCCCTGTTTTTTCTGTTGTTTCTTTCCAACATGGTGCACCTGTGGATCCAATGTCTTCTCCTCGTCATCGAATGACCGAGTTTTCTTCCTCTCAGCATGGGAGGCGCACAACATCTCTAATATTGTTGTGTGGCCACCAACAATTGCCATCAGTTTGTTGATTTCTTGTGCTTGGGACTCCAGAATGGACCTGGTCACGTTGGCGTTCTCCACAACTGACTCATCCACCGATGGGAGCTTCCCATTTCCTCCTTGATCACCTTCTTTGTTTGGATCCATGTTTACCAACCTTTAGGCGATGGGTAATGGCGCCAAAGAAAACTACAAGTGAAGGATTGTGGATCAAACACTTGGATATAAAATACCACCACATGAATTAAAAGACATCGAAACATGTTTATGTATTGGGTGGGCCCACATGCATTCAGCAAAAGGAATGGGAAGACCCAAGGAAATACCAACCCACGTCATAAAGTGACCTCTTATGCTAGTGATTcgtaaattcaaattttattttttgctatATTCCACAAATCTTACCGGGGAAGCCATCCCTGATGTGATGAAGCTTCAGAGGGCACGCTTCGATATCTGCACCAATGAAAGGACAGCGACATGGCAGACTTGACCCTACAAAAAACGCAGCACCAATTAGGTAGCCGTTGAAAAAGACCAACAATTTCTATCACAACTACTACATTTATCATAAGTTAATgcccaaaattaattattaaactgTACATTAATAAAAATTGATTCGGAACATAAACATTACTAAAATAAAATCTGTTAGAAAGACTGTATCCTCcatcatttaaatattaaaagtgGTCAATGTCTACCTAAAAAAGATACACCATTTTAGATTACTCAATGCATATTAGTGATAATCATTCATCCACTTCATCACATAAATCAATGACAAAATCAGGACACGTACTATTGATACCGGTAACCATTTTATCATTAAGAAAGACGTGCATTCGCGTTGCCGTGGCCAATATTAAAGCTTCGATGACATCTTAATTGCAATAAATCGTTCAATTTTTTAAACCCTTATATTAATAAGCCATTTAAATTTAATCTTGTACATGATAATCATAACTACACGGTTTGTGAACCATAATCCATAGTGGGCATATAAACTGAGATTTCTTTCCAATGACTTCTTCTAACTTGTGACTGCCATAAACTACAAACACCATCCTACATCCCACacacaaaacaaaacacaaaattCATATACAACGAAGCACCGATACACCACGTACCTTCCTAAGCAAACCACGCATTAATCACCTTCACCCTTAATCACCCAACATTTCCTCAATCATTTTGACCTGGTGCCTCAGTTCAACGTTCTCCTCCTCAAGCATCCGAATTTGCTCAAACATCGACTGTGGCATCTCATCCTTCATCTGGTGTTGCATACGATCGAGGACTCGATTACCATAGTCACAAATGCTCTTTCCACTAGCATCGACCAATTTATTTAGCATGGCGAAAGAAACTTCTTGCCTAGCCTCCTTTTCCTCTTCAGACTCTGGGCCATATGCCACAAATTCTAATCCTCTTGCATTGCTTGGAAGGAAAACAATGAATCGAAACATCACACACCCCCTGACGACTTGTTGTCTTGAGGCACGAAGATTGGAGTTCCAATTGCAAGAGTCGAACAAGCTCACATGAGCATTAGTTCAAAGTCCTCCACATACAAAAATCCAGGATCTTGGGTCTCGGAGACCACTTCTCCACCTACGAAGAAAAAGTTCGACTTGAAATTGTACAACGGCTAAGAAAAACATTATAACTGTTatgtaaagaagaaaaaaagtgcCTGACGATGCGGATGTGCCACGACTATCATCACCAACGAAAACACTGCTAGGAGAATGGCCCAAGTATTGCACTTTTTGAGAAGAAGGGCTTGCATATACAGAAGCCAGAGGTAGATGTTGGGAACACCCACCACCTCCAAACGCATTCCCTCCACCTCCATAGAAGCAACCTCCGCGGCGCATATATTCTTCAGCCTCTGCACGAATATAAAACCCCTTGTATTCGTTCTTTTTAAACCCGTTCACTTGTGCGCTGCATTCTTCCCATATCAGGTAAATTCCTGGAATTCGTCCCTTTTTAACGGCATAAAACCTATACCTTCCATTCTCCATGGAAGCCACTGCAGGTTCCAGGCAACGAAGACTCTTCGAATATCCAACCCACATGAGAAGCACTCTCTCACTTAGTGAATCTCAATCGATGTGggttatttatatttaaaaaatcaaaacccCACTAAAGACCTATGACACATATGGACTGATGACTatcccatttttttattttctataatacAATTTTATTATTCTCGGATAATACAACTTCATgtaactatatatattttattatatatacgaTTATACTTTTTACGatacaattttatatataaaagccTAATTAAATAAGGTATTATATTCcattttttatacaaataaaaatttagattgTGCATGCATCTCAATATACATATTAAtaggaatttttaatttaaatttattaaatattatgttaACTAAAATCTGTAATATGTTTGAGATTTACGCTTTTAAATTagcaatttaaatatttttttaattacaaagttaacaattatatatatatatatatatatatatatatatatatatatatatatatatatatatctggcAAAATAATATTCTTCGGTTGTTaaattcatttttcctttttttgcttttatctaattttatttaaatactttaatattccaaaattataaaattataaaactgTAAATTTTAAATCTAGGTCatcattatttaaattaataatttcatttgatcttattttttacttatctatatatatagacaaagacatatacatacataaaaaatatacgtATATGAATAAAATATCTATATGTATATCTTAACAACACGTATATAATTTTTTCAACAAATTATGAACTTAAATATAATcgtagattaataaaataaataatccatatatatatatatatatatatatatatatatatataacttttaaatATAATGAAATTTTGAATATTCATACTTGTTGATCAATCGGTCAATTTTAACGCTGCAGCATGCTTACtgtaaacccaaaaaaaaatatctaccATCAAATCATGTCATACCTACTCTTTGTGACCCTTGTGAACTAAACTCTACTGTCCCACCCACATCAACCCTATAATATAACATCTGGCATTTCACAGTAACCATCTCACCTAACCAACATGTGAATCCTAagattttctatttaaataaattaaataaatctttaatttattgaaataaatattttttaaaattattacaaaaataatttatttaatcagaGTAAATGAGatatatatcttttttcaaatttcataaaccttatattttttatcaaattttataaaccttatttataatgtaaacgaaatacatataaatttagtgtaaacgagatatgtgtatttataaatataaaaatataagttataaaaataataaaaaatattaataatttaaattagacaaaattcttaaaaatagaaCATTTCCTATAATAAAAAACAAGTGCAGTTTTAAATAATAGAGAAGCTAGACAATTTTAAAATAGCACATTATTTAAAAAGTAGgatgccacgtgtcacttgacgtACAAAAAGGTTATTCATAATCAAAATAGTCTCCGAAaattcagacgtaagtcatttttatccttaaaattttaaaaattagctaaattagtccttatatgatttttttatattgtcttcataatattaaatttaaaattttttgttagtactaatttaaatattatttttagaccttaataaacaaatttttttacataaaataataaaaataatttaattattatacagTTATTTTGTCacatgtattttaaaattttacctttttaaattgtaatttttttataataatttttttattcaaacaaatttatcaaattattgttaattatatactcacaaatttaattttttaaatctcaCTAACTAATATAGTAGttatcttaaaatttaaatcttttaatttgttgaaaaatctttttaaaaattaaaagatttaaattttaaaaaaatactatattatttagtcagatttaaaaaattaaatttttgaatatataatcaacaatagtttcataaattcatttaaataaaaaaattccactataaaagaattacaatttaaaaaggtaaagttttaaaatataaatgacaaaataactttataataatttaattctattaattattttatattgtttattaaggtctaaaaataatattcaaattagtactatgaaaaaatattttaaatttaatattatcaaaaaaatttaaaaaatatatataacgattaatttgactaattttttaaattttaaggatgaaaatgacttacgtctaaaCTTTCAGAGACTATCTTAATTatgaataacttttttacatgtcaagcgGGGACGGCATGGATgttcccttcccccttccccctctcccCTAGAAACAACACTCCCCGCCATCCAACGAGCGACTTTTCCCGAATCCCATCCCCAACccctgtttttctttttttttttccctttttttttatattcttttagttaggagtaatttggtaataaaaataaaaaatttcgtaaaaaaaacgattttaaaactaagttaaaccttcGAGATCATTTTGTAATGAGAAAAAAGTCGAAGACGAAATACATTTTCGACCTTTACGTTAAGAACCAAAATTGTATTTAAccctttataataataattatatatattttttattttgtttaattactctattgatcCTTATAGTTTTGTGagattttcaattaggtccctatactttttttctttttaattgagtccctgtaatattttt contains:
- the LOC140177812 gene encoding uncharacterized protein, encoding MDPNKEGDQGGNGKLPSVDESVVENANVTRSILESQAQEINKLMAIVGGHTTILEMLCASHAERKKTRSFDDEEKTLDPQVHHVGKKQQKKQGSSTKANWNVHALLHVDKVTKGKTSGIKNVGRRRSSRLEQPLKRKLDYDSGEGSHKPFVKGPGAAEDGSPFSTRLAHWKYMDSGELPKFFQVVFRPPQGNRFGATEMAVAAYIFAVDLDQREILFPDEHCQGDRCALWTLRPQHELVDDILNLLVKMLTVERGDESAWWLPTTFAQLALNPTTYCKDTLEFIRTRYTIKKADKIKKAS